CTGCAACGGATTCCAGGTGCTGGTCAAGATGGGGCTGCTGCCCCAGACGGAACCGGGCGCCAGGCGGCAGGAAGCGACGGTGTTCTACAACGACTCCGGCAAGTTCGAGTGCCGCTGGGTCTACCTGCGCAGGAACCCCGGCAGTCCCTGCGTCTTCACCCGGGACATGCCGGAAACCATCTACATACCGGTCGCGAACGGGGAAGGCAAGGTCATGCTGGCGTCGGAGGATGTTCGGGCGCGGCTGGGGCCGGCCGGTCACGTCGCGTTGCAGTACGTCAACCCGCCCTGGGTGGATGAAGGGGCGGCCGCGAGTGAGGTAACCGGGGCGGCCGCCGGGGGAACCGC
The Gemmatimonadota bacterium DNA segment above includes these coding regions:
- a CDS encoding phosphoribosylformylglycinamidine synthase subunit PurQ, translated to MSKVSVLILRAAGINCDEETAHAFRLAGAERVDPVHINAFIQGRRRLSEYDVLVLSGGFSYGDDLSGGKVLANEMQCKLMEDVESFIGEGKLILGICNGFQVLVKMGLLPQTEPGARRQEATVFYNDSGKFECRWVYLRRNPGSPCVFTRDMPETIYIPVANGEGKVMLASEDVRARLGPAGHVALQYVNPPWVDEGAAASEVTGAAAGGTA